ccattcatccattttctaccgcttattccctttgtggtcgtgggggggtgctggtgcctatctcagctacaatcgggtggaaggcggtgtacaccctggacaagtcgctacctcatcaaagggccaacacagatagacaacatttacacactagggccaatttagtgttggcaatcaacctatccccaggtgcatgtctttggaagttgtaggaagcctgagtacccggagggaacccacgcattcacgtggaggacatgcgaactccacacagaaagatcccgagcccgggattgaaccttcgtattgtgaggcagactcactaacccctgtgccaccatgaagccctatcgatatatcgcccagccctatttgtaATAATTTAACTCAAACGAATAATGAAAGCAATAAAATGCAAATCAAAGTTTCTTTCTAACTGAAATAATTTGTGAATCGTGGAAGCCCTACATTTGGTCCAAATAGCACACAAAATGACGCATACTAAAACGTTGATGTCACACACGATCgatgccatgtttgtttacaatgagTTCAGATTTATTGGTGTGACAACATAATTCCTTATATCGAAATAAATTATTAGTGTTACTTATAATTATAGTGCCCCCccaatatatttgttttaatcaatcaCACTCATCTAGGATGGTAAATCAGAATTTGACAGCCACTTGGTGAGTTTTTACAAGACAGAAAACGAACACGCTGAGGACCACAGCAATTTTTTCCATTAGTTGTTTGTAAGACTACTTGTTTACGTCCCTCCACGCTGCCTTATGCTTGTTAATACAATACCAGGATACCAGTCAATGTTCAGTGTGATAACCCAACTGCCATACTACCATCTACAAAATCCTCACATTAATTTAAACAGTATGAATGCATTGTTTGGTAACTGATTTTAATCTGTGATGCACTGTCAAAATGATTTTTCAGATTTGCAATGAACAGGATACGAATACACGTTCTGCCTACCAGTCGGAACAGGGTAACACAGCAGGCGCCGCCACGACCTCAAGAAGCTCAGACCTGCGCTTTCACACAACGACCATGCACCCAGCCTCGCCTGGAAGGACTGGAGTTTTGCATCAAACACATTCTAGAGGATAAAAATGCCCCGTACAAGCAGTGCAATTATGTTTCTGTCAAAAATGGCAAACGCTGCCCAAATGCTGCACCAAAGGTTGAGAGGAAAGATGGGTAAGTCTTATAAGCAATGTCTTACAAGTGTAGTTTATACAGTGGTAATTATGTACCATTTGTTAAGTATTTAATACAGCATGGCACCCATGCCTGTATTTTTTGTGTTCACCTTACAAACACCCAATTTACATTTACAAGCAGCTTTCTCACTTGTTCACCGAATGTGTTTTTGCAGAGTGACATTCTGTGCTGAGCATGCCCGCAGGAATGCAATGGCTCTTCGTGCTCAGATGAGAAAGGTATCATCTGGTCCATCGCCAGAGATACTGTTGTCTCAGCTTAGTGGGTACAGTCGGACAGAGACACGCAGCCTTGACGGAGGTCGCTCTGAAGCAAGTCGTACTTTAGGTAATTTGTACGtgttttaaagggaaactgcacttttttttttaaattttgctaaTCATTCACAACTAGGGATAAAAATGGAAAACCGGTTCTTGTTCAGGACCAATTCCCAGTGTATCAATTTCTTGAAATCCCTTTCTCATTTTTTCAAACGGCTACTTTAACGATTTGTATGGACAGGAAGGATGTCATTACGCAACGTGCAAAGTGACGTCAGACAGCAACATGCCTCCCATGCCGCATAAACAATCCAAAGTTTGGCTACATTTTACAATTAAAGATTGCAACAGCGCTATTTGTAATAACTGCAAGTTTGCTATTACATCAAAATGACATATGGgcaatatgctgaaacatttgaactCACAGCCTGCAATAACTGTAAATGAATGTCGCGTTTTTTAATCGCGCCCAACTCATCCCAGCAGCAGTCAGCTGGCGTAAATACAAGGTACGAGAACCGCCTATCATGTAAGCGCTATTACCTGTCAAATTGAAAAGGAATGCCTTTTCATCCAGGTCATGTCTAAAGTACTTCTCTCCTTTCACCTTGTCGACGAATAGTGCAATGACTCAGGCCTGTTTTGACAAATTTCTCTGAGCAGATgctaagtttgtggtcaaaagcttagaaaaaaaaaacatattcctTGTATTTATTTCAAAAGAGATTTTTTTCTATGCTGCGTATGTGCTTCTTAAGGCCTTATTGTTGACTTTGTAAAGTCACGTTACCTGTAAACTAGACAAAATTGATGCtaatccacctttttttttttttttttttctccaaacttATCTATCAGAAAACCGATAAAAAACGAATCTTTAAGTAGAATCGAAAGTGAAATTGGAACCGTAAAAATCCCTATTCACAACCCCTCTAAATTATACCTCTCATTTGTATAATAAAAGTTTTTGGCCAttaaccgagaagttggtcaactttgacattcaacttagactGGGATCACGAGAAAGACATCAAAAGACGCTTGTTTGCACCCACCTTTTTTTCACCTTTTGCGTGAGTATGATGATCATGTAAACAGGAAAATGGGAACATCCCACcaatcggcatcccagtgagagctgaCATTGATGACTGATTTTTCATGTTGTCAGTTTTTATTTCTTGTACAGAATGTGTTCAAGGAATAATAGTTTCCTCTGATGAGCCGTTTATATTTTGCTTGTGTTCAGTTCATAAAGATGGACAGTAAAGTAATACGACTTCACGATAATGACAAAGCGATGTATAGTCTCAAACTAATTGCAAGTCTTCTGAGGTTAATTTGTGAGTACTCTGTTTGAAATAAAGTACATATGTTTGTTTTGATCAAGTTGAGTCTTCGCTCATTCTTCATGCATACTAAACTAGAAAGAGCACTGAAAAAAAGCGCAGACCCTATCTGTGGCAGAATTAAAAAAACAGAGTGAACATTCTTGTTAGTAATtcactgtctttgtctctgtgggtggaagTAGGACACTAGCGTACACATAGAGAAGTTGAGCGTcgttaagtaaaagtaaaaagagaTTGGTTTCAAACTGACGTTTTGGACGGGGTCCAGAATCaggtcaagaaaaaaaaaatgtatagccATTAGCacatataaacatgttacataaaaaacaaaatgtgcaGCTTAAGAGGCCGGGGGAGGGGGTGGTAGTAGGCTCGCAGGCAACGAGGACAGGCCGCTGCCATCTAAAGCGCGCCACATCCTTCCATCGCCCCAAGGTGAGTTAAGCGCAGGCAAAGATGTAGgatgggggtgtgtgtgtgtgcataaagtATGCCCATTGTCCAAGGTGTAGGTGATGTTGTGTCTATAGGCCTGGAGTCTTCCTCTGCAAGCGTTAGGCACAAAGTTTAACTCTCAGGTGGTGTTGAAGGAGGGAGGAAGAAAGTATAGACAAGACGGAGAGCAAGCAGGGAGAAACAGAAAAGGAAGGGAATGCGACAGCTTCCACCAAGTGCCAAGAGAGAAGACCTCACTGTTAGATTTGTACACTTTTGTTTCTGCTAAACTAAACAAAGTTGATGCTAATCAATCTGTTTCACCTTTATTTCTAATAAAAACTGATAAGAGAATCAATTATAAACCATGTTGTTCAGCTAAATCAAAAATGGAAACTGAGTCGTAAAAATCGTGTCAATTTCCAGCACTGCACCTGGCGCATGTGATAAACAAAAAGACGTTATTGTATCGACAGGAAATGTTGGCTCAAAATGTGatgtaaaacaaaaaagtaattaCCGGCGGTTGAACTACCTACACACAACATGCATATATAATCTCATAATCAAAATGGTCATAACACTATCTAATTTCCTTGTAGTGCATTTTACTGTGTAACATCTTGAATTAATTTGTTTCTGCTGTACAGAGGAGGACAGTCTGAGTGAAGAAGAACAGGGTCCCCTAGTGTTGGACCAGACGTGGAGAGGAGATCCTGAAAGTGAGGCAGACAGCATTGACAGTGACCACGAGGATCCTCTAAAGTAAGAATCTTCATACCAACTGGTTTATTCTAGAACATGAGGCATAGCGCTGAGGAGTTgggcaactaccgtatttttcggactataagtcgcagtttttttcatagtttggccgaggttgtgacatatactccgcagtaacttatgtgtgaaattattaacacattactgtaaaatatcaaataataatatttatctcattcgcggatgaggcgaagaaaatgtcagcaatcgtcacatacacgtcaaccaataagaatttggcagaGGAGGGTCAggtaatgctaactgctatatgctactgccatagctattaaaatggatcatttcatcgttggcggtaacttataaaaactgagaagggctgaacaaaaatgacacCGAACacgaaatcatgtactgcagattacacaatatcaaatgatattatttatctcattcgcggaagagaccaagaaaatgtcagcgattgtcacacacacatcagcaatcgtcacatacacgtcatccaataagaatttggcgggggagggtcatgacagaagtgcattgtgggtcatggaatgctaactgctatatgcaactgccgtagctattaaaattgatcatttcatcgttggtggtaacttataaaaactaagaagggctgaacaaaattggaccgaaaaggaaatcatgtaccgcAGATTACCAGCTAGacctagtgaaatatgcagcagaaaataacaagaggaagcggcgcatacctttggagttggcagagttgtttagaagcgacatcgaggaagaagatttcatcagatttatcgatgaggggtgacagattgtttggtaaacgtagagcatgttttatatgttatagttatttgaatgactcttaccataatttgttgcgttaacataccaggcacgttctccgttggttatttatttgTCAtataccgattgtagctgagataggcaccagcgacaaaaaaagggaataagctgtagaaaatggatggatggataacgtacacttattcagcctgtttttcactgttctttatttattttaaattgcctttcaaatgtctattcttggtgttggattttatcaaataaatttcccccaaaattgcgacttatattccagtgcgacgtgtatatgtttttttccgtcTTTATTATGCACTTTCGgtcggtgcgacatatactccagagcaatttataatccggaaaatacggtaaataaattGCTGTCTTACATCTGACATTTCTGTTGTGTCAGAATCCAGCAACTGAGAGGCAATGAAGCGTATTCCTAGCGAGAAATCCAATGAACACggaaatactgcatatatatGCTTTTGTCGTCTGTTCTTCTGCAAATAGGGAGTTTTTAAAAGAAGTTTGACTACTTGGTCAATGTCTGTATGAAATTAAAACAAACTGTAAAAACCATGAGCTTCAAGAAACCATCACTAAATAGTGATATTTAACTTTGTTAATACAATCTCTTGTCGGCTGTAACTTGATATCACTAAATGTTTTTCAACCCAAACATTGCTGGACAACAGATAAATATACCTAAACTCTAACTGAATATTGAAGCAAAACATGAACTTTACACCAAAACAGAAATAAATGTTATTAGCAAATTGTTTGACGACACCAATAAGCAATGATCGCACGGCGTTAGTCAATGTTCATCAACGAGATTATTTACCAATGCATAAAAAATTGATGCCTAATGAATGGCCCCATCCAGATGTAAGGAAAATATGTGTTTTGATAAATTTGTACTTCCACTCCTTGTGCGTGTAGAAGGGACTATGAGCGACAAAAAAAAGTCCACTTCGGTGATGTTAAATCCTTCAATTCTTGTGAAAAGTATTTTTTCTTAAGAGGTTATGGATCCACTCAATTACATACAGCTATGCAATTAAAACATTTTCGATTTCGAATATGGCTTCTGACGATtagaaaaaatataataattgggGGGAAAAATTGGACCACACAACGTGCATGCAAATTCCAGAGCTTATGACGGTGAAATGGATGAGTGAGCGTATGTGTCTATTAGAAGTTTGAGAtctcaccatggttactcattattTATTTGACACCGCTAATCAATAATCACTACACGCAACAAAAAAAGTAAGGCATAGGATTTTTCCAGTTGAAATATCCCCAGATGGCGTCACATAACTGGCTCATAAAACACAATCCGCTGAGAAGCGCAAAATAATATTAGGGAAATTTACATAAATGTGACTGAATTGCTGCTGTTGTGAGGAGAAAGaacatttttttgcgaaaataatGTGTACTGGAACGCTCATTCACCCCGAACCACGTCTTAAAATAAACAGTGTCGGGACGGCCACTTGAAACTACAGCTAAACTACATAGTTAACGCTAGCCAGAAAAATCTATACACCTACAACACATCTAATCCGtttgtgaacaacatcatggatgtaacattaaTGTACAAACAGCAGCAACTTGGAAGTCAcagcccccccgcccccccttattttttttttttacattctcaaGTCCTTCCTTTACTCTTCAAGCTCAAATAAATAGCACAGCACACTCCCCCCGCCCCCTTACAATAATACTCCTTCGTGGTACATCCGGTCTTacggtttcaaaaagtaccttACACATATATAAGGTACTTaaagcacttattgatacatttacaggattattatgctttgacctaaaataTTGGTCAAAACTGTCCAAAGATATATTGCACCATAATTGTGAGGATTTCTGTATTTACTGTAATTAAGAAACATAACATAAAATTGCCACAAAAAGCACACTACAGTGATAAAATCTGTGTGAAAGGTAAAAATCAGAATTAAAAACAATTGaaacgggaaaaaaaaatattgggttttttggaattcaatttttatttatatttattagtaTTACTATTACTATTTCATTTATTGTGCTTTATTCGTTTGTAATTTATATCCGTTTTTAAAACTATttcaaagttgagttttggtggtacaataaatataaatgttttcaaattaatgaataatcgTGATTACAATAACAATCAAAAATATTTGCCTTTTATTTTTGCTATAATCGTCCAGCTCTATCGCTAGGTCATGTGGTTGCAACCTCGCAATAACCTAAATGATCAATGTGGTTTTCAATAAGATATGATAATATGATTACATACCAAGAgtagcacttttacaaatatgtttCTGTATAATGCTAAGATGAAAATGGGGCAGCGGGGCAAATATAGTATAGCAGCCGTCCCAGCAACTCAAtagttccaggttcaattccatggcaagacacttccccattgctcctgatgggtcgtggttagctccttgcatggcagcttccgccatcagtgtgaatgtgtgtgaattggTGAAGGTGACGTaccatgtaaagcactttggttatCATTACAGGTCTAGTAAGGCCCtatataaatacagaccattACCATTTACCAAAATGAGTTTGTCAGCATTGCCTCTAAAGGAAAAAGTAAAAGATGACCTAACGTTTGTGCTGCCCAGACATGCTGGAGTGTACACTGCAGAAGAGGTGGCACTTTTCACTCGAGAGAAACTCATCAGGCTCCAGTCCCTCTACATTGACCAATTCAAACGTCTGCAGCATCTGTTGAAGGAGAAGAAACGTAGATATATACACAACCGCAAAATAGAGCATGAAACTATAGgtaaatatgaaaaatatttgtttaaaacAATTAATCTTTCATAAAGTGTCACTGAGCCCTACAatatgtttgtgctgcaaacaggAGGCAGTCTTCTGACAGGACCTGAAGGTCTGTCCATGAAGGAGCGGGAGAACCTGAAAAAGCTCAAAGCTCTTCGTCGATATCGCCGTCGTTATGGAGTGGAAGCTCTGCTGCACCGGCAGCTGAGAGAGCGCAGACAGGCTGTTACAGAAGGAATACCTCAGGTAATTTTCCAGCAAAATTTTTTTAGTTCTTGAAGCTGTTTATGCTATTCGGGAGCATCATAGTTAAAATTAAAGATCGACATATTATTGGCaccgatatttggcattttgacgtatATCGGTATCAGCCTCCTTTTATTGGTATCagtcttttattaatttttatttacaacTACATTgttacatcagcagatacaatatatgcacatataaCACCAgtatttacaattaaaaaaataatttgtaatgTAGGTAGTAGTAACCACTGCTCAAGCACCAGTCCGTTGGGAAGTTGACTTTTTTTCCACTGCAGCGCTCAGCGGCCACActtctttccctcactcgtgtaGTGTTGGTCGCTTGTACACAGTGTATATTTTCTGCTCtgcttttaaaaaattatttttttgccgGGAAATCCAATTTTGGACTTTCTTTTCCCGGTGTCTTACTGGTTCCGTGTTTGTTGCGCTACTGAAAGATCTGCCATGATTGAAAAGGAGGGACAAGTTTCATAATGTTTTGTGATTCTAGCAAAATACAAAGGTAAAGACAGTTGGCCATAGTGTGCAGGTAAAAGAGTATTTGATGCTTAAATATACAGAAGAAAATTGTGCAACTGGGAATTGCACCAAAAAGACAGTGAGGTTAAGAACGTAAAGCAACGTAGCGAAGCATGATCACCAGGCACAAATCAATAATCTCACACCAACTAAACTGTGAGGTTGGCTTATCAAGCCCTTTAAGACTTTAGCCGCAGTTGAGAACAATAAGTCTTAATCATCAGTTAGTGATGAGACTCGCACTCAGCAACCGAAGTGAAGTGGCTACGTGACAGGAAatgtggacaaaataagagcccTAAACAGGAAAACACCCCCAACAAAGGAAAAGTACCCCAAAAACTAGGCAGGACAAAGCATGACATTATAGGTAAACGGGGGACGGCAtcgcgaagttggtagagtggctgtgccagcaatctgagggttactggttcaatccccaccttttaccatcctagtcacgtccgttgtgtccttgggcaagtcacttcacccttgctcctgatgagacctagtgagcgccttgcat
The DNA window shown above is from Nerophis ophidion isolate RoL-2023_Sa linkage group LG06, RoL_Noph_v1.0, whole genome shotgun sequence and carries:
- the kansl2 gene encoding KAT8 regulatory NSL complex subunit 2, whose translation is MNRIRIHVLPTSRNRVTQQAPPRPQEAQTCAFTQRPCTQPRLEGLEFCIKHILEDKNAPYKQCNYVSVKNGKRCPNAAPKVERKDGVTFCAEHARRNAMALRAQMRKVSSGPSPEILLSQLSGYSRTETRSLDGGRSEASRTLEEDSLSEEEQGPLVLDQTWRGDPESEADSIDSDHEDPLKHAGVYTAEEVALFTREKLIRLQSLYIDQFKRLQHLLKEKKRRYIHNRKIEHETIGGSLLTGPEGLSMKERENLKKLKALRRYRRRYGVEALLHRQLRERRQAVTEGIPQAHGRTLQEKCISFVDGSRCTNSCLPMTHHCVSHIFQDSNQVLFKTCPGMKDVPCDRTVHLGLSDEPRCPLHLALPPPMYQPEQQPPPQEQLTPPIRDMYLSAAELQPTENLPLEFSDDLDVEGDGINGPPSPLQFDTALALEDQTIRAIAEDPMGILTADDPDQVDLDTSGQELSERDVSDTVDNQEGSEIAGGEEDAAVNVPR